The Gemmatimonadota bacterium genome has a window encoding:
- a CDS encoding LytTR family DNA-binding domain-containing protein — protein MKRASSAPAEGAGEPIRVLLVDDEPPAREGVRLRLETEPDFAVVGEAGDGDSAVKSIRSLEPDVLFLDIQMPGLDGFEVLAALEPEDIPPVVVFLTAYDQHALRAFDTHALDYLLKPYTDDRFRATLDRVRTDLQRRAAEGRNEDLLRMLGHPDADGHAGGRGASLRRIPVRIGKRFRLVRVDDVDWFEAARNYVRLHVAGGGYLARMTMKDLERRLDPDRFVRTHRSAIVNLDRVEEIRPDRNGRLLIWLDGGASVPLGRAYRAGLLELR, from the coding sequence GTGAAGCGAGCGTCGAGCGCCCCCGCGGAGGGCGCGGGCGAGCCGATCCGGGTGCTGCTCGTGGACGACGAGCCGCCGGCCCGCGAGGGCGTGCGGCTGCGCCTGGAGACCGAACCCGACTTCGCGGTCGTCGGCGAGGCGGGAGACGGGGACAGCGCGGTGAAGTCGATCCGGTCTCTCGAGCCCGACGTCCTCTTCCTCGACATCCAGATGCCCGGGCTGGACGGCTTCGAGGTGCTCGCGGCGTTGGAGCCGGAGGACATACCGCCGGTGGTCGTCTTCCTCACCGCCTACGACCAGCATGCGCTCCGGGCCTTCGACACCCACGCGCTCGACTATCTGTTGAAGCCCTACACCGATGACCGGTTCCGGGCGACGCTGGACCGCGTGCGCACGGACCTGCAGCGCCGGGCCGCCGAGGGCCGCAACGAGGATCTCCTGCGTATGCTCGGTCACCCGGACGCCGACGGGCACGCCGGGGGCCGCGGCGCTTCCCTGCGTCGCATCCCGGTGCGCATCGGCAAGCGCTTCAGGCTGGTGCGGGTGGACGACGTGGACTGGTTCGAAGCCGCGCGTAACTACGTGCGCCTGCACGTCGCCGGCGGCGGGTACCTCGCGCGCATGACGATGAAGGACCTGGAGCGCCGGCTCGACCCCGACCGCTTCGTGCGCACACACCGCTCCGCCATCGTCAACCTCGATCGAGTCGAGGAAATCCGGCCCGATCGGAACGGCCGTCTGTTGATCTGGCTGGACGGCGGCG